CTATGATGGCACATAGTGGTTTCAGGATTTTAGTTGGATCTTCATAGCCTTCTTGGATGGCTATTTCAAAGCAACTTTTTTCAGCATCGTGTCATAGTGGGGAATGGTGCATATTATTGTATGGTGTCATGTGATGGTGCCATATATGACTATATACGTTCAAATCTCAGAAAAGTAATATACTAATACACCTGGTATCTTCCAATTGAATCTTCAAAAGCCTCTCTTTGACTGTTACAAAACAGAAGAAATCTAGAGGAAATTATACTCGTGTAGGTTAAACTCCCACATGGCCACATATCAAACTAAAATCACAAAAATCAAAATATGTAGATGAAACTGAACACAAAAATGCCTCGATTTGAAAAGAAATTTAACAAATAACCTTCGAATCAAGTCAAGGAAGGGAGAAAAACCACGCAATTTGGAGAATCACCCCCTCTTCTGCTTACCAAAGTCATCATTTTGATACGAACAAAACCCTAATTCGATTTTAACTAAAATATACGAACAAAAACCCCATCTTATGTGATTGGTTTGATTTGCTGGTGGAAGTTGCCGACGCCTTTCAGGTTGATGTAGTCGCCGATTTCTCACCACTACAGAACACCATCCTCGACCATTGTGGTGGTGGAGCTGTAAAGGGTGCGGGCGGTTGGTGGCAGTTGTGGACCTGTTCAGCGTTCATCGTTCATGTGGTGATGTGGAGAAAAATTGGATGAACCGATGAAACGATTTGATTAGGGTTACGAATTGagaattaataaaaagaaaaaatagaagTTTGTTATATAATGGGTACCTGTTAATGGAAGCAATGAGCAGACATGGAGACTAATTAGGGCTTCACAGATCCTGATTGAGTAGAAGAGAGGAGACTTTTAACAGCCCACGGATCACAGAAGAGAAAAACCGCGTATATCCATAAGTTGTTCATCATCTTCCTCACGTATATCGTTGTGCTTGCGGCTGTGATGACGGTTGTGGCGccgacggtggtggtggcggtggcggtggcggtgctTGTGGCGTTTGGACAGTTCTTCCGATTCGTCCTCGGAGGTGCGACGGTGTTTGCGTTCTTCGGTGCCGCTGGTCATGGCGGAACCCCatgtttagggtttagatttGGGGGAAAGTGAGAAGATTGTGAGAGTTGAAAGATTTGTAGGCAGAGAGATTTGTAGacaaaaagaagaagatgaaataaAGGTGTGAACCGACCtttgtctttaatattatataaatgtGTGTGTTTCCACCTCCACAACCACATTATCTTATTACGTGTTGTGGCGTGGTAGCATCGACATATGCATGTTGAGCGTTATTGGAATGAATAATGATAAGTATAACCTTTGTCCGCGTTTCCAAACACTTACATTAAGAATGCATTTCAGTCGTTAACCTTATTAGGAAGTTGTACGCTAACGTTACATAAATCTTCCAACATTCATCGTCTGAATTCATACACCACCATCCAGCAGTGGCGGACTTAAAGTGTTAGTTGGGGTAGCACGGGTTACCCCTCAACCCCGTCtacgtagtgtaaaaataccccttaactccATTTCGGTAGTGTAAAAATACCACTCAACTTCATTTCTATTATATAAAGAATACCCctgatccaaaaaaaaaaaaattagaatacCCCTAACCTTTTGGACTAGTTCCGCCACTGCCATCCAGTACTTAGCATCTGATGATCAAATCCGAGTTATAGAACAGTTATAACATacatgatatatatatacacacttgtCATATATGGCATGCATGATGGTTATAACCTCTTTCCCTGCCAAAAGAGAATGTGTCATTTCAATTTTATAAggaaattggattttaataatcccatcTTTTGGTAGTTGGCTAATAATAATCCCACATATCCTTACTGGCAGTCCCACATTtaaaaaaagaagaagatattCACTGGACCtctgttaaaaaaacttaactccgttgaAGATTTTACCAAAGTTCAGACTAGACTGATGTTTTAGGGCGTTTGATCAGAACGTGCATAAAAATCAATTGTTGTAAAACGTatctcgaaacggtgctccaaacggcttgatttttgttaattgaaaGTTTAAACACCGGAATGGAAGCAccatgaaggggtatggtcccaaaaaccttgcgcaGGCGCATGGGACCATACCATAACCTCATCACAAAAACATCTTTAACAGAATTCTGCGAGGCTGCGCACCGGTTCTAAACAAAGATATTAAGAAGACAAATCCTCGATAACCGTGCGCCAAAGAGAGGATAAAAACTAACATTCGACTAACACCCCTGCGTGGGCTCATGCAGAGGTATAGTTAGAATTAAAGACAAGTTCCCAAGCATCTTTGTGCGCCTCGAATCAAGCCTTAGGCAAAAGTATTCTCTGTTGTAACTAGGGATGgtaatgggtcgggtttgggaagggtttaggtaatcccaaacccggttagataagcttgtTACAACTTGTAACAGAATTGACACGTGGCAAGGGCCTAAAAGACTATAGCTGTAAACCTTCTGGAAGGCCTCATCGTGCACAACCATTCGGTTATAATCGAATGGTCACTGAAGGTGGAGGCGCCTGATGGCTGTTGTTCACTCTTTCGTTCGTTCGTTCTCCAGAAAAAGAAACAAGTGCCAATCGAACCCTAAAATCCACTTAAAACAAGTATCATGTATCATGGGTTGGGGTAATAaaaatgtttagttttttttaatttgtaatgtttagtatttttttttaagtttgtaatttatgatttatttaatgtaattttttatttaaatgaaattattattgttaatttataatttaaaaaaagcATCACGAGTGATGGACACCCCTAGTAAAattcatcactagtgatagaatcaAGTTCAATGACGTGGCAGACAATGATTGAGtcttgtgagtgatggaaaactATCACTAGTGGAGCGTCCCTACCCCCTTACCCTAAATGGGTTTTacattaaagaaaaaaataaaaatagaaataaaaaaaaacgaaaCAAAAAGATTAATAATTGACTCATACGGGATTCGAACCCAGGTGTCTAGGGAAGAATAACGCGGATTAACTAGTGGAGAACCAAAGTTTTTTTTGTTTATGGGTTCCCTTTATATTTTACTTATGTGTTCCTTTTCAGTTTCTTATATATATTTGCACTAAAAATAAAAACCGAATGGGTTCATGGGAACCCAATGTTTGGTAATAGGTTCGCCCCTGATTGTTTCGTAAGGCTATAAAGACATTGCTTTTGTTTCTTAAAGACTATGAatggaaaaaaaaatatatgaattGAGTTTAGTTCTTTCTAGAAGTTCTTCTGGTTTCTATCTATTTTTTTCTTCGACCATTTGAGAAACAATTAGGTTTgtatcaattggtatcagagccgccgTGATCCACATCGATGGCCACTCGAAACCAAGCCTATGAAGAGCTGTTGGATCGAATCGAGGAAAGTATAGGTCGGATGATCGATATCCTCAAAAGTATACCACAAGCTTCCACCCACAAACCACCACCCACCGCCTATGGTCCAACGAAGAGGAGAGCTGAATTGAGGAAGAAGAATGACATCATTTCTTAAACTTCAACAATATACTCACTCATGGTATAAATCTTTATGTAATTCggtatttttaatatattatttattggTATTTTTTGTGAATTTGTTTTACTCTTTGTGGTTTGTTCTATCTAGAAGAGAAATTGGCTGCTATTAAAATATGAAATCAAAAAGAAACTCCGACTTGCTACCACTACCCAAATCTCTAATTTCACCAAATAACATTTTCACAAAGCAAGATACTTTCATAGGAAAATAGAATAGTCGGCAGTTTCTCAACCTCGCAATCATATTTGCCAATGTGTGTAGGCTTTTGATTATGTGCCCACCTTCCTTCTATTTTGCACCATGTGCATTTGTTTGAACCGCACGCTCACTTCATGAAGATTGTCATATGAAGTTAAACAAGTGCCTTAAACCATGTGTAATGGGAGGGTTAAGATTTAGATAATGCCCCATCTTTGGGCATTATTCGTCGTGTGGCGATCAAGTTAGCATTTGGGCATTATAGGGCATTTgtttaaaatgggtgtagtggtataatgccccataatgtcCCAACCCAACCAATAATTacccaattatttttttttcaaattaaaactaataatatttcaataaataaaaaagtaaattgctaaaaataaaaaaaaaaaccgaaaaatgcaaaaaaaataatacataaaaatCAAAAGTCGGTATTTGTCACGTCGGGCTCGGTTTCTTCTTGAGACGGTTGTGAACCGCCCATAGATGCAAAGCCGTGTGGATCGTGAAAGAATGGTTGCGAACCGCCCATTACAATCAACCATCACAAATGCGAACACGAAAAGACAAGACCAAAAGtgcatgtgtaattttttttgagtaaattgccattttagtccctgagctttggtttaaattgccattttagtccaaattgtTTTTTTTCTTCTCTGGGTGCCTGACTTTTCTATTTTCttaccattttgatcacattgcctaacttagtctaaaaatctggttataaccaggaGTATATTTGCCATgactgttgtgtagtgataaccaggggtagtatacaacataatttataaacctcataataatttaatgccaaaaatacccttgattataacctggtttttgGACTAAGTTAAGAAATGTggtcaaaatggcaagaaaaatgaaaagtcagggacccagagaagaaaaaaaactatttggactaaaatgacaatttagacAAAAACtcaggactaaaatggcaatttacctttttttttacaactaccatctatatttgtatttatatctatttgtataataaaagaaaaggTTAGGAATACTTATAACAATTCTAGGATATTTATATTTTGGTTTTCTCGCATCTCTCTCCTATTTAGATATGGaaattataatttaattattctATTTATTAACAAGCGAATTTTATAGAAATTAATTAAGAATTTTCTAAATAAACTTATTTTGTTTACTTAAAAAAGAGTTAATTGTCATTTTCGTTCTCATGGTTTATCCAATTATGCAAGTTCagaccaaatttcaaatttgtaccgTTTTCGTCTCTGACTTTTTTGAAAAATGTGAGTTCCATCCAAAAACCTAAGGTTGAATCAAATAATTGAACAAACCACAgagacgaaaatgacagttaactcatgtttttttGGACGGAACTGGCATGTTTCAACAatgtcagggacgaaaatggtacaaatttgaaatttgatcTGAACTGACATAATTGAACtatagggacgaaaatgacaattaactgcttaaaaaaaaaaactgcagTAACTTTTTGCAATAGCTGGGCATGTTCTTTTAAGGAAAATCCAAAATAACCTATAAGTTCCAAAATAAGTTATttaagactagtgggtatgggggCCGGCCCTGCGCACCCTAACGTGGAACTGAAAAAtagtgtattttttaggcaaaaaacTCAACCGCATCCCTTAAAAAATATGATTAAACCGTTCATCCACACCCTTAGCAAATAATTCTTGGGTCTGCCACTGATACAATATAGGGGCCATTCCAAAACAACCCATAAGTTCCATGCATCCTTTTGATGCATGAAAATTACGAGTCAAGTCTTTGTTGAACCCGGATCTATATACGATTGCTCCTTTAAATCGTCAAGGAGGTGGTTATCATATAATTCTGTGTATGTGTAATGGTGTTTATTCATCATAGAAGCTAGCCTTTAGTTTCGTCTCATATTCATCAAACACACAGCATCCTCAGAAGCGCCCTCTAAACGATCGTATTCAATCCGAAAGCAGGAACATAATTTACAATAGAAAGATATCTGATTACAGCTCATCCCCCAAAATGAAGGTGTCTTCCGTGAGTAGATAATATTCATAATATCAACCATACATTGTGGGGTGAGACGGGTCCTCGGATCCCACCCCCACATGAGTAAGGAGTAAAAACGGTAAAGGGTGTAACCGCCCACCTCGTATCTAGGCTCACGCGTGCTGTGATAGGAGTCAACGTCGTAATAGGCCGTGCGCCGCTTGCTGCATTAAAAAAGATCTTAGTAAGACAATAGTAATAAGGGTAGAATTTTTAGAAGGAAAAGGCTGCAGCATACTATCTAAAGCCAGGTGGCAGATGAGAGTGAAAGTAGGTCATAAAGAAGCAAATCTTTTCTTCAACCATTTTCAAATCTTTCTCATCATTAGTAGTATTGCTCATGATATGAACTGCTTCCTTGAGCAACAAATACAAATGATACGGAATACGCTCGGGTCCAGTCCCAGGTGAATAAAAACCGAAGTCAAACGCCCCGTTAAGGATCAACAACGAGGGAATAATCTCAACTGTATTCCCTACCTAAACAATCAGAGCAAATTAATCAACAACGTCCACtcaattattaattattaactaataataataataggttTTGATATGTAACAACAGTACCTGATGTACATACTCGTCGAATGACATCTCTTCTGTCGCTGGTTGGATGATTTGGATAGGGCCCGTAACGTCCATATGCTTTTTCTAAGCAAAATCAGAGATCGATCAACAAAGTCCAATGGCCGTGTTGTTTTGCTTTTAATTAATTAATGATGATAGGTTTATCAATGAATGTGATGTGTAACAGTACCGGTTCAAAATGCTCCCCGTCTGCCCAGGAGAGGGTCCTCAAAACAAACCCCACACTAGTCTATAAACAACAATCCGAGCAAATAAATTAGAACTCGGGTTGTTTTAGTTTTAACCAAATAGGTTTATCAATTTTGATGATACGTATCAGTACCCGTGCTAAATGTTCGTCCAATGACATCCCTTCTGGCAAAGGTGGGGTCACCCCGTCAACAAACCCCTGCTGCatataaacaaaaatacaaatacaTGATTAAAAATTGATAACGACTTACCAAAATGTTATAAAAACATAACCTTGTTTCATTACTCGAAACCAATTAATTATTAAGAggtttgatatactacctaccAGTTGAGGAGTTGTGGCCTCTAAATGCTGATAATCAACACCAAAGCAGGTACACATTTTAAGATAGAATGATCTGGCGTACTCATCCCACTGCCGATACGTCTCAGGAGTAGGCGTCTTCCGTGAGCGAATAGTATCTATAATCTCACTAAGCGTCTTCCATGAAAGACGAAAAGCCTCATCGTTACTACTAAGCTTCTTCATGTCCTTTAACTCGCCATTAAACCTCCTCACCTTTCAAAtcataaacaaataataataataattataagagtaaactgctattttggtccctgaggtttggtcacttttgccactttagtccaaaactcaaaccttttaaatccggatccctgtggtttcacttttattgccattttagtccaaaaatgaaatcaactCATATTTGGttaataaaatcctgttattttgtcattttcctcaggagcAAAATGACCAAATATCAGTTGATttcattaatttaattaataatgcgttataataaaattatattgACCGTTttacccctgaggaaaatgacaaaataacaggattttattagccaaatatcagctgatttcatttttggaccaaaatggcaataaaagtgaaaccacagggacccagatttaaaagtttgagttttgaactaaaatggcaaaagtgaccaaacctcatggaccaaaatggcagtttactctaattatAAAAAAATGACAATTGATGTATaactattattatttaaatagTATTCTTAATtaccttcttcctcttctttttaTATGTTGAAGATGCCGGCTTCTTACTGATCGATCGATCAACAATAACACAGCCACATACACTCAATTATGTAAAATCAATCAgttgaatgaatgaatgaatacGAAATAAGTACCTCCTCTTGCCTATTGAAGAGAACCACAGCTCCTTCTTCTTGTTGATTGGGGATAAGCGCagcctcttcttcttcttcttcttttcgtTGTTGATTGGGAATGACCCCTTCTTGTGGATTAGAGACAGCCTCTTCATCTCCCACTCACTGATCGATCGATCAACAAACAATTACACAGTCAGTTATGTAAAATCAATCGACAAACTGGAATGGAtagtaatattaaataaatatataggTACCTTAACAAATTTGAAGAGACGTACACCTTCTTCTCCTTGCTGATTCGAGATACGCACACCCACTTCTGGTCCATCTCGATGAAACCCTACGCAGCACCATACGTTTGATCTTGTTTCCTTCGTATTTATCTTTGTTTTTTTAGTAAAATGCACGGAGAGTacctgtggttttgtaaaataacatctatagtcctcaacttttgaaaattacaccggtgctccctgtggtttgacagtttgtttctcggatagtccctggaatGAATGagggttagttttctcagttaaatgGGTGTGAAATAACCTTAATGCCCTTAttgtattaaaatattaaaatattaaaagatAAAGTTAACTAAAGTGCCCCACCATCACCCTCACCACCTGCAACTCACATATCAGAcctctcatcttcttcaatcTTCTATTTGTGTTGTAAACAACTCTCACATATTCACtttgttgtgtttttttttattacgGTTTAGATTTGATTCCAATGGCAAGGATGACCTCTGTTGGTTCAATTCGATGATGCTGGTTCAAAAACAATCCATGCTAAATGCACAGACACACAATTACTCAAAGAAAGAAAAAACAAAGTCATTATAATTATGAAT
The sequence above is drawn from the Helianthus annuus cultivar XRQ/B chromosome 12, HanXRQr2.0-SUNRISE, whole genome shotgun sequence genome and encodes:
- the LOC110893717 gene encoding uncharacterized protein LOC110893717 isoform X2, with the translated sequence MDQKWVCVSRISKEKKVYVSSNLLSEWEMKRLSLIHKKGSFPINNEKKKKKKRLRLSPINKKKELWFSSIGKRSKKPASSTYKKKRKKVRRFNGELKDMKKLSSNDEAFRLSWKTLSEIIDTIRSRKTPTPETYRQWDEYARSFYLKMCTCFGVDYQHLEATTPQLGFVDGVTPPLPEGMSLDEHLARTSVGFVLRTLSWADGEHFEPKKHMDVTGPIQIIQPATEEMSFDEYVHQVGNTVEIIPSLLILNGAFDFGFYSPGTGPERIPYHLYLLLKEAVHIMSNTTNDEKDLKMVEEKICFFMTYFHSHLPPGFRYKRRTAYYDVDSYHSTREPRYEVGGYTLYRFYSLLMWGWDPRTRLTPQCMVDIMNIIYSRKTPSFWGMSCNQISFYCKLCSCFRIEYDRLEGASEDAVCLMNMRRN
- the LOC110893717 gene encoding uncharacterized protein LOC110893717 isoform X1, whose amino-acid sequence is MDQKWVCVSRISKEKKVYVSSNLLSEWEMKRLSLIHKKGSFPINNEKKKKKKRLRLSPINKKKELWFSSIGKRSKKPASSTYKKKRKKVRRFNGELKDMKKLSSNDEAFRLSWKTLSEIIDTIRSRKTPTPETYRQWDEYARSFYLKMCTCFGVDYQHLEATTPQLQGFVDGVTPPLPEGMSLDEHLARTSVGFVLRTLSWADGEHFEPKKHMDVTGPIQIIQPATEEMSFDEYVHQVGNTVEIIPSLLILNGAFDFGFYSPGTGPERIPYHLYLLLKEAVHIMSNTTNDEKDLKMVEEKICFFMTYFHSHLPPGFRYKRRTAYYDVDSYHSTREPRYEVGGYTLYRFYSLLMWGWDPRTRLTPQCMVDIMNIIYSRKTPSFWGMSCNQISFYCKLCSCFRIEYDRLEGASEDAVCLMNMRRN
- the LOC110893717 gene encoding uncharacterized protein LOC110893717 isoform X3 — its product is MDQKWVCVSRISKEKKKKKKKRLRLSPINKKKELWFSSIGKRSKKPASSTYKKKRKKVRRFNGELKDMKKLSSNDEAFRLSWKTLSEIIDTIRSRKTPTPETYRQWDEYARSFYLKMCTCFGVDYQHLEATTPQLQGFVDGVTPPLPEGMSLDEHLARTSVGFVLRTLSWADGEHFEPKKHMDVTGPIQIIQPATEEMSFDEYVHQVGNTVEIIPSLLILNGAFDFGFYSPGTGPERIPYHLYLLLKEAVHIMSNTTNDEKDLKMVEEKICFFMTYFHSHLPPGFRYKRRTAYYDVDSYHSTREPRYEVGGYTLYRFYSLLMWGWDPRTRLTPQCMVDIMNIIYSRKTPSFWGMSCNQISFYCKLCSCFRIEYDRLEGASEDAVCLMNMRRN